The Kineothrix sp. MB12-C1 genome includes a window with the following:
- the pseF gene encoding pseudaminic acid cytidylyltransferase, whose amino-acid sequence MDFHKAIFAFGTVKALNFYDYTIGGLGGSGMQLEAIAIITARGGSKRIPGKNIKEFLGKPIICYSIEAALSSGLFDEVMVSTDDEAIAEMAKKAGASVPFMRSVENSDDFATTDDVLMEVLEEYEKRGTTFHYMACIYPTAPFVTPQKLKSALRLLKENKASGVMPVVSFSFPPQRGMAVRKGRLEYCYPENAKMRSQDLETIYHDCGQFYFYDTDKYRACRGDLEEGYVPIVVPETEVQDIDNPSDFRLAEIKYLMMEEGEKGDGKED is encoded by the coding sequence ATGGATTTTCACAAAGCAATTTTTGCTTTTGGAACAGTGAAGGCATTGAACTTCTATGATTATACAATAGGTGGATTGGGAGGAAGCGGTATGCAGTTAGAGGCAATAGCAATTATTACGGCAAGAGGCGGAAGTAAGAGGATTCCGGGAAAGAATATAAAAGAGTTCCTTGGAAAACCGATTATTTGTTATTCTATAGAAGCTGCTCTTTCTTCCGGATTGTTCGATGAGGTAATGGTATCCACTGATGATGAGGCGATTGCGGAAATGGCGAAGAAGGCGGGGGCAAGTGTACCCTTTATGCGAAGTGTGGAGAATTCCGACGATTTTGCTACGACGGACGATGTTTTAATGGAGGTATTGGAAGAATATGAGAAAAGAGGAACTACCTTTCATTATATGGCCTGCATTTATCCGACGGCTCCTTTCGTTACGCCGCAGAAATTAAAAAGTGCCCTCCGATTGTTAAAAGAGAATAAGGCTTCCGGTGTTATGCCGGTAGTAAGTTTTTCCTTTCCGCCCCAGAGAGGTATGGCGGTAAGGAAGGGCAGGCTGGAATATTGCTATCCGGAAAATGCGAAGATGCGCTCTCAGGATTTGGAGACTATCTATCATGACTGCGGACAATTTTATTTTTATGACACGGACAAATACCGTGCGTGCCGGGGAGATTTGGAAGAAGGATATGTACCTATCGTAGTTCCGGAAACGGAGGTACAGGATATAGACAATCCATCGGATTTCAGATTGGCAGAAATCAAATATCTTATGATGGAGGAAGGAGAAAAAGGCGATGGAAAAGAAGATTAA
- the pseB gene encoding UDP-N-acetylglucosamine 4,6-dehydratase (inverting), whose product MLNNKTILITGGTGSFGKSFTRYVLTHFEPKKIIIYSRDEFKQFLMENEFSEYKDKLRFFIGDVRDKERMRRAFEGVDYVIHAAALKQVPACEYNPNEAIKTNIHGAQNVIDAALDSNVKKVVALSTDKAVNPVNLYGGTKLVSDKLFVAANAYTGTKDINFSIVRYGNVAGSRGSIIPFFHNIIKNGGTEFPITDYRMTRFWISLTEGVELVMKALEEATGGETFISKIPSFKITDLAQAMMPEGKMHEIGIRPGEKLHEIMVTVEDSFTTYEYDKHFIVYPQMVWNNKQQPNLSGKKVPEGFSYSSDNNSQWLSVEEIRELIKTVELEK is encoded by the coding sequence ATGTTAAATAATAAAACAATTTTGATTACCGGCGGGACGGGGTCTTTTGGCAAAAGTTTTACAAGATATGTCCTGACACATTTTGAGCCGAAGAAAATCATTATTTATTCCAGAGATGAGTTTAAGCAGTTTTTGATGGAAAATGAATTTTCAGAGTATAAAGATAAGCTCCGGTTTTTTATCGGTGATGTAAGGGATAAAGAGCGGATGCGCAGAGCTTTTGAGGGAGTAGACTATGTGATCCATGCGGCTGCTTTGAAGCAAGTGCCGGCTTGCGAATATAATCCGAATGAAGCCATTAAGACGAATATTCACGGGGCGCAGAATGTAATCGATGCGGCTCTCGATTCCAATGTGAAGAAAGTGGTTGCCCTCTCTACTGATAAGGCGGTGAATCCGGTAAATCTGTATGGCGGAACGAAGCTTGTATCGGACAAGTTATTTGTGGCAGCTAATGCATATACAGGGACGAAGGATATTAATTTTTCTATTGTAAGATATGGTAATGTGGCAGGAAGCCGCGGCTCTATCATTCCTTTTTTCCATAATATTATAAAAAATGGCGGTACGGAGTTCCCGATTACCGATTATCGTATGACAAGATTCTGGATTAGCTTGACAGAAGGTGTGGAGCTTGTGATGAAGGCTTTGGAAGAAGCGACTGGCGGAGAGACTTTTATCAGTAAGATTCCTTCTTTTAAGATTACAGATTTGGCGCAGGCGATGATGCCGGAGGGCAAGATGCACGAGATAGGAATTCGTCCGGGAGAAAAGCTGCATGAAATTATGGTGACGGTGGAAGATTCCTTTACCACCTATGAATACGATAAGCATTTTATCGTTTATCCTCAGATGGTTTGGAATAACAAGCAACAGCCTAATTTAAGCGGTAAAAAGGTACCGGAAGGATTTTCCTATAGTTCGGATAATAATAGCCAGTGGTTGTCGGTGGAAGAGATAAGAGAGCTTATTAAGACGGTGGAGCTCGAAAAATAG
- a CDS encoding glycosyltransferase family 4 protein, giving the protein MTVTFVSNYINHHQIPFSDACYRELGDEYHFIQTEPMETERISMGWSVDIEKLPYVLCLYEKEEECRKLIMESDIVIFGWTGREDIVLERLNTGKPAIRVSERLYREGQWKAISPRGLIQKYKEHTKYRKAPVCLLCAGAYVASDFHLVRAYPNKMLRFGYFPETVLHTQEELERLKENKGRIDIVWAGRFLPLKHPEFAIQIAKELKRDEKNFHLHMVGNGELEAELKRAVAEAGMENYVTFYGYTPPEEVRKVMEKSHIHLFTSNYLEGWGAVVNEAMNSGCALVASVEAGAVPFLIRHEENGLVYGNSSYEEFATQVKRLVEDTALTAKLGKEAYRTIEEMWNAEHAAKELLRFCDDLRQGKVVPAKEGPLSIAPVVSPGKMYQKVKRHLL; this is encoded by the coding sequence ATGACGGTTACGTTCGTATCCAATTATATCAATCATCATCAGATTCCCTTCTCCGATGCATGTTATCGGGAGCTTGGAGATGAGTATCATTTTATACAGACGGAGCCGATGGAAACGGAACGAATCTCTATGGGCTGGAGTGTGGATATAGAGAAACTTCCTTATGTTCTTTGCTTATATGAGAAGGAAGAAGAATGCCGAAAGCTCATTATGGAGAGCGATATCGTTATTTTCGGCTGGACGGGAAGAGAGGATATCGTACTAGAGCGTTTGAATACCGGAAAACCAGCAATCAGAGTGAGTGAGCGATTGTATCGGGAAGGGCAGTGGAAGGCTATATCACCCAGAGGGTTGATACAGAAATACAAGGAACATACCAAATATAGAAAAGCTCCTGTATGCCTCCTGTGCGCAGGTGCTTATGTTGCCTCAGATTTCCACCTGGTAAGAGCATATCCGAATAAAATGCTTCGCTTCGGTTACTTTCCAGAGACTGTTTTACACACGCAGGAGGAATTGGAGAGACTAAAAGAAAATAAGGGTCGAATTGATATCGTATGGGCCGGTCGTTTCCTACCCTTAAAACATCCGGAGTTCGCCATACAAATAGCCAAAGAGCTGAAGAGGGATGAAAAGAACTTTCATCTTCATATGGTAGGAAACGGAGAACTGGAAGCAGAATTGAAGCGAGCGGTTGCGGAAGCAGGTATGGAAAACTATGTGACTTTCTATGGATATACTCCTCCGGAGGAAGTGCGCAAGGTTATGGAGAAATCCCATATCCATCTTTTTACAAGTAATTACTTGGAAGGATGGGGAGCTGTGGTAAATGAGGCTATGAACAGCGGATGCGCTCTGGTGGCAAGCGTGGAAGCCGGTGCTGTGCCATTTTTAATACGGCACGAAGAGAATGGACTTGTGTATGGAAACAGCTCTTATGAAGAATTTGCAACTCAAGTGAAGCGGTTGGTGGAAGATACGGCACTAACTGCCAAGTTAGGAAAAGAGGCTTATCGAACCATTGAGGAGATGTGGAATGCGGAACATGCGGCAAAAGAATTGCTTCGGTTTTGCGATGACTTACGACAAGGGAAAGTGGTTCCGGCTAAAGAGGGACCGCTCAGTATAGCACCTGTGGTATCACCCGGGAAGATGTATCAGAAGGTGAAGAGGCACCTCTTGTAA
- a CDS encoding glycosyltransferase family 4 protein, producing MKVLWLCNIMIPAIAKSLGLPYSNREGWLTGIYERMRQEEHEKIELGICFPVDKGCKSGRVHMQTAVCYAFEEDLSAPERYAEDLEEEFRRILADFQPDMVHIFGTEFPHTLAMVKAFGRPERTLVGIQGLCFACAGEYMADIPEYVQNRVTFRDWLKKDSIKEQQEKFMLRGEHEIEALKMAGHITGRTEFDRQEVKRLNDGALYHFMNETMREPFYRGKWNIEECVPYSIFLSQGDYPLKGFHYVLRAMSIVLESCPATRIYVAGNSITDKKTIKDRIKLSSYGKYLLELIKENHLEDKVEILGRLTAEEMKEQFLKSSVFVCPSSIENSPNSIGEAMLLGVPVVAAKTGGIPSLIEDESEGLLYPAGNVDKLAEAILRVWTEQEKTLVRAEAARNRAIITHDADINYKRLLEIYREICV from the coding sequence ATGAAGGTGCTATGGTTATGTAATATCATGATTCCGGCCATTGCGAAAAGCCTTGGGTTGCCCTATAGCAATAGGGAAGGCTGGCTGACAGGAATTTATGAACGCATGAGGCAGGAAGAGCATGAGAAAATAGAGTTAGGTATTTGTTTTCCGGTGGATAAGGGGTGTAAAAGCGGACGTGTGCATATGCAGACGGCGGTTTGCTATGCATTTGAAGAGGATTTATCTGCCCCGGAAAGGTATGCGGAGGATCTGGAGGAGGAATTCAGAAGGATTCTGGCGGATTTTCAGCCGGATATGGTACATATTTTTGGGACAGAATTCCCCCATACACTTGCTATGGTGAAGGCTTTTGGCCGTCCCGAGAGAACTCTTGTGGGAATTCAAGGGCTTTGTTTCGCTTGTGCCGGGGAGTATATGGCTGATATCCCGGAATATGTACAAAACAGGGTGACATTTCGGGATTGGCTGAAGAAGGATAGTATAAAAGAGCAGCAGGAAAAGTTCATGCTTCGTGGGGAACATGAAATAGAAGCGTTGAAAATGGCTGGTCATATTACAGGAAGAACGGAATTCGACAGGCAGGAAGTGAAAAGACTTAATGATGGCGCGTTGTATCATTTTATGAATGAGACGATGAGAGAGCCTTTTTACCGTGGGAAGTGGAATATTGAAGAATGTGTGCCATACAGCATTTTCTTAAGCCAAGGGGATTATCCGCTGAAAGGTTTTCATTATGTACTTAGGGCGATGTCCATAGTTCTGGAAAGCTGCCCTGCTACCCGAATTTATGTGGCAGGGAACAGTATTACTGACAAGAAGACAATAAAGGATCGTATTAAACTTTCCTCTTATGGAAAGTATTTGCTGGAGTTAATAAAAGAGAACCATTTAGAGGATAAAGTAGAGATACTCGGTAGACTTACGGCAGAGGAAATGAAAGAACAATTTCTGAAAAGCAGTGTGTTTGTATGTCCATCCTCTATTGAGAACTCCCCCAATTCTATAGGGGAAGCGATGCTGTTAGGCGTTCCTGTAGTGGCTGCGAAGACGGGGGGAATCCCCAGCTTGATCGAAGATGAGTCAGAAGGACTCCTTTATCCTGCAGGAAATGTGGATAAGTTAGCAGAAGCGATTCTTCGTGTGTGGACAGAGCAGGAAAAGACGCTGGTAAGAGCAGAGGCAGCAAGAAACAGGGCAATAATAACTCATGATGCCGACATTAATTATAAGAGACTTTTGGAAATATATAGGGAGATTTGCGTATGA
- a CDS encoding glycosyltransferase family 2 protein — translation MVNGKKGRDLISVIVPVYNIIDYLPRCVDSICAQTYSNLEIILVDDGSDDGTEKLVDEFGKKDARIRVFHKENGGSSSARNLGIANARGKWIGFVDSDDFIDSRMYEELMDCVEQYGVSIAQASRDEIDADGKKLPDVCLPPDETYVCGAEMFLRELLLHRGDSSFCTKLTEKRLFDERRFPEGVLNEDFHLLVDMLQEVSEIAVIPDQYYHVFYRIGSNTRKKTKEEFSRVYVDIVNNADMVERLVKEKYSSLLKEVVRFGLYQRLDYMLHIPVSGMTGKDEFYLAVKRYLRLHIVDTVKNPYLTIKNKAYLLLLTIAPKSVRQVHEWKMERTRRKTV, via the coding sequence ATGGTGAACGGAAAAAAAGGACGGGATTTAATCAGTGTGATTGTGCCTGTTTATAATATTATAGATTATCTTCCAAGATGCGTAGATTCTATCTGTGCTCAGACCTATTCCAACCTGGAAATTATATTAGTAGACGATGGTTCCGATGACGGAACAGAGAAGCTTGTGGATGAGTTTGGGAAGAAGGATGCGAGAATCCGCGTATTTCATAAAGAAAACGGAGGTTCTTCCTCGGCGAGGAACCTTGGGATTGCGAATGCCAGAGGAAAGTGGATCGGTTTCGTCGATAGCGATGATTTTATCGATAGCCGGATGTATGAAGAGTTGATGGACTGTGTGGAACAATATGGGGTTTCCATTGCGCAGGCTTCCAGAGATGAAATCGATGCGGATGGAAAGAAGCTGCCTGATGTATGTCTGCCGCCGGATGAGACTTATGTGTGCGGGGCGGAGATGTTTTTGCGGGAACTATTATTACATAGAGGGGATAGCTCTTTTTGTACAAAGCTGACGGAGAAAAGATTGTTCGATGAACGCCGCTTTCCGGAAGGCGTACTGAACGAGGATTTTCACCTTCTTGTGGATATGTTACAGGAGGTTTCTGAGATTGCGGTTATCCCCGATCAATATTATCATGTTTTTTATCGTATTGGCAGCAATACGAGGAAAAAGACGAAAGAGGAGTTTTCCCGTGTTTACGTGGATATTGTCAACAATGCGGATATGGTGGAGCGGTTGGTGAAGGAGAAGTATTCCTCCCTTCTGAAGGAAGTAGTGCGGTTTGGCTTATATCAAAGGCTGGATTATATGCTTCATATTCCGGTTTCCGGAATGACCGGCAAGGATGAGTTCTATCTGGCAGTGAAAAGGTATTTGCGCCTTCATATAGTGGACACAGTGAAGAATCCTTATCTTACGATAAAAAATAAAGCATATTTGTTGCTCCTTACTATAGCACCCAAGTCAGTAAGGCAGGTGCATGAGTGGAAGATGGAACGTACACGGCGGAAAACAGTATGA
- the pseC gene encoding UDP-4-amino-4,6-dideoxy-N-acetyl-beta-L-altrosamine transaminase, whose protein sequence is MNKPAICGGTPVRETKIYYGHQYIDDADIQAVVDVLKSDHLTCGPKIGELEEKLCEITGAKYAVVCSNGTAALHIACMAAGVEAGDEVITTPITFAASANCALYMGATPVFADINDRTYNIDPASVVSHVTEKTKAVVAVDFTGQSIEEDELLSICRERNLVLIEDGAHVLGTKYKGKPNGSIADMTTLSFHPVKTVTSGEGGAVLTNSEEYYKKLLLYRAHGITRDTEQMEHKPEGPWYYEQIELGYNYRMTDIQAALLISQLNKLPAFSKRRKEIVAKYDEAFSHLPQIVIQEEIPESDTTRHLYILRLNPKELSIDRKEFFEALQAENIYCNVHYIPTYFFPYYERLGYRKGICPKAEKLYEEMISIPLYYGMTDRDVEDVIHAVEKIATYFATSK, encoded by the coding sequence ATGAACAAGCCAGCAATTTGCGGCGGAACACCCGTACGCGAGACGAAGATTTATTATGGACATCAGTATATCGATGATGCAGATATTCAGGCAGTGGTGGATGTGTTAAAAAGCGATCATTTGACCTGTGGACCGAAAATCGGTGAATTGGAAGAAAAACTATGTGAGATAACAGGAGCGAAGTATGCAGTTGTATGCAGCAACGGCACCGCGGCCCTTCATATTGCCTGTATGGCAGCGGGTGTAGAGGCTGGTGATGAGGTGATTACAACGCCGATTACATTTGCGGCTTCAGCCAACTGTGCACTTTATATGGGAGCGACTCCGGTATTTGCAGATATAAATGACAGAACCTATAATATTGATCCTGCATCAGTGGTATCTCATGTGACCGAGAAGACAAAAGCAGTAGTAGCCGTAGATTTCACGGGGCAATCGATAGAAGAAGATGAGCTGCTCAGCATATGCCGGGAGAGAAACCTGGTGTTAATTGAGGATGGTGCTCATGTGCTTGGAACGAAATATAAAGGGAAACCTAATGGTTCCATTGCGGATATGACTACCTTGAGTTTCCATCCGGTGAAGACTGTGACCAGCGGGGAAGGCGGGGCAGTTCTTACTAATAGTGAAGAATATTACAAGAAATTACTTTTGTACAGAGCTCATGGAATTACGAGAGATACAGAGCAAATGGAGCATAAACCGGAAGGTCCTTGGTATTATGAACAGATAGAATTGGGATATAACTATCGAATGACGGATATTCAGGCGGCATTGCTGATCAGTCAGTTAAACAAACTCCCGGCATTTTCCAAGCGAAGAAAAGAAATTGTAGCTAAATACGATGAAGCATTTTCTCATTTGCCTCAAATTGTGATTCAGGAAGAAATCCCTGAGTCCGATACAACAAGACATTTATACATCCTTCGCCTTAATCCGAAGGAGCTTTCGATCGATAGAAAAGAGTTCTTTGAAGCGTTACAGGCGGAGAATATCTATTGTAACGTACACTATATCCCTACTTATTTTTTCCCTTATTATGAGAGATTGGGATATCGAAAAGGGATTTGCCCGAAGGCTGAGAAGTTATATGAAGAGATGATCAGTATCCCATTATACTATGGTATGACGGATCGGGATGTGGAAGATGTGATTCATGCAGTGGAAAAAATTGCAACATATTTCGCAACATCCAAATAG
- the pseG gene encoding UDP-2,4-diacetamido-2,4,6-trideoxy-beta-L-altropyranose hydrolase — protein sequence MIGIRVDANEVIATGHVMRSITIARQLIKRGEEVRFFIADEFAASLLDLAGMDKICLHTKWDRLEEEIEVLSGELERAGCTKLLVDSYQVTEHYLGELRKICKVIYIDDMFEAVYPVDMIINYNAYHERFPYKEAYGMDTKLLLGTAYVPLREEFFLSTDKEREETEMEKQHVLISSGGGDVYNAISGILAEAVNRKGLTGLVFDVVVGSFHKNVDELEALAEEYHQIVLHKNVNHMAELMSRCSAAVSAAGTVLFELCAMQVPTVFFVCADNQKYDSEFFEKEERMLFAGDIRFQRMQCIERICAGIERLTHEKVLREEMKIKLHRVTDGNGASLIAEELISL from the coding sequence ATGATAGGAATTCGGGTAGATGCCAATGAGGTAATTGCTACCGGTCATGTGATGCGTAGTATTACAATTGCAAGACAGTTGATAAAGCGGGGAGAAGAGGTTCGTTTTTTTATAGCGGATGAATTCGCCGCCTCGTTGCTCGACCTGGCAGGAATGGATAAGATATGTTTGCATACGAAGTGGGATAGGCTGGAAGAAGAAATAGAAGTATTATCGGGAGAGTTAGAACGAGCAGGCTGCACGAAACTCCTTGTGGATTCCTATCAAGTAACGGAGCATTATCTTGGTGAACTTAGAAAGATATGCAAAGTTATTTATATCGATGATATGTTTGAAGCCGTTTATCCGGTGGATATGATTATTAATTATAACGCTTACCATGAGCGTTTTCCATATAAAGAGGCTTATGGAATGGATACGAAGCTTCTGCTCGGTACTGCGTATGTACCCCTTAGGGAAGAATTTTTCTTAAGTACCGATAAGGAAAGAGAAGAAACAGAGATGGAAAAACAGCATGTTCTCATTAGCAGCGGCGGCGGAGATGTGTACAATGCCATAAGCGGCATCCTTGCTGAAGCGGTGAATAGGAAAGGGCTTACCGGCCTTGTATTCGATGTAGTGGTAGGAAGTTTCCATAAGAATGTGGATGAATTGGAAGCACTTGCTGAAGAATATCATCAGATTGTATTGCATAAGAACGTAAATCATATGGCAGAACTTATGAGCAGATGCAGTGCGGCAGTGTCGGCAGCAGGAACGGTACTGTTTGAGCTATGTGCTATGCAAGTGCCGACGGTATTCTTTGTTTGTGCGGATAACCAGAAATATGACAGCGAATTCTTTGAAAAAGAAGAAAGAATGCTGTTTGCGGGAGATATTCGCTTCCAGCGCATGCAATGTATCGAAAGGATATGTGCGGGGATAGAGCGTCTGACACATGAGAAAGTTTTAAGAGAAGAAATGAAGATAAAGCTGCACCGGGTGACGGACGGAAACGGCGCATCACTCATTGCAGAGGAACTGATAAGTCTGTAA
- the pseI gene encoding pseudaminic acid synthase — protein MEKKIKIGKRCVGEGERTFIVAEVSANHLQDYNRAADIIRAAKEAGADAVKLQTYTPDTITLNCDNDYFQITQGTIWDGTTLHKLYETAYTPWEWQPELMKLANELGMECFSSPFDETAVDFMEEMNMPAYKVASFEINDIPLIRKIARLGKPVIFATGIAYLEDIERAVRVCKEEGNEQVILLKCTSTYPSPYEDMNLKVIPNMAEVFSCITGLSDHSMGTAVAVGSVALGAKMVEKHLTLSRADGGPDAAFSMEPAEFKQMVDEIRIVEKALGTVTYELTEKQKKSREDGRSLFVVKDMKAGEAFSKENIRSVRPAFGMHTMYFEEVLGKKAKTDIAGGTPLDWKYIE, from the coding sequence ATGGAAAAGAAGATTAAAATAGGAAAACGCTGTGTAGGAGAAGGTGAAAGAACTTTTATCGTAGCAGAGGTTTCAGCTAATCATTTACAAGATTATAATAGGGCGGCAGATATTATAAGGGCGGCCAAAGAAGCGGGAGCGGATGCGGTAAAGTTGCAGACTTATACGCCGGATACGATTACCCTTAATTGTGATAATGATTATTTTCAGATTACCCAGGGAACGATTTGGGATGGAACGACTTTGCATAAGTTATATGAGACAGCTTATACGCCGTGGGAATGGCAGCCGGAACTGATGAAGCTCGCTAATGAGCTAGGGATGGAGTGCTTCTCATCTCCTTTCGATGAGACAGCGGTGGACTTTATGGAAGAGATGAATATGCCTGCTTATAAGGTGGCTTCTTTCGAAATTAATGATATACCTCTGATTCGTAAGATCGCTCGTCTGGGTAAGCCGGTGATTTTTGCTACCGGAATTGCTTACTTAGAGGATATCGAGCGGGCAGTAAGGGTGTGTAAAGAGGAGGGGAATGAGCAGGTAATTTTATTAAAATGTACTTCTACCTACCCATCTCCTTATGAGGATATGAATTTAAAAGTAATACCGAATATGGCAGAAGTATTTTCCTGCATTACGGGGTTGTCGGATCACAGCATGGGAACGGCAGTAGCGGTAGGGAGCGTGGCTCTTGGAGCGAAGATGGTAGAGAAGCATCTGACGTTGTCACGGGCCGATGGAGGACCCGATGCGGCATTTTCCATGGAACCTGCGGAATTCAAGCAGATGGTGGATGAAATACGAATTGTGGAAAAAGCCTTGGGCACAGTAACTTATGAGCTGACGGAAAAGCAGAAAAAGAGCAGAGAGGACGGAAGATCCCTATTCGTCGTGAAGGATATGAAGGCAGGGGAGGCATTCTCGAAGGAGAATATTCGTTCCGTGCGTCCCGCTTTCGGAATGCATACGATGTATTTTGAGGAGGTCCTTGGAAAAAAAGCAAAAACGGATATTGCAGGGGGAACCCCCCTCGATTGGAAATATATTGAGTAA
- a CDS encoding glycosyltransferase family 2 protein, whose protein sequence is MKLSIIVPVYNMTADGKLNYCLDSLVNQTIDDYEIIAVDDCSTDDSLAVLKDYEARFPGKFYAIHSEVNKRQGGAKNIGLKLAKGEWIGFIDSDDWITPDMYERLIKRAEETGADMAGCDYSLVEKHSMEVGQIVHNNKVQQSGVLDREKRRSLILDGGSLVVKIFKRSMILEKDLWFPEHIFYEDNALGNSYLILANHFEYIQEPLYFYYQHDTSTVHTISPKRCEDRMEAGRLMLEEAKRHGYMEEFHPELEYSFTLLFYINTLFTYMAGVKRTKYRFVKAMGKEMRQTFPDFMDNPYYKERTHAEEKKLIEMQQKSTLFFMCYYKLLWAYRRWRKS, encoded by the coding sequence ATGAAACTTAGCATTATTGTGCCCGTTTATAATATGACGGCAGATGGAAAATTGAACTATTGTCTCGATTCTCTGGTGAATCAGACAATTGACGATTATGAAATCATAGCGGTAGACGATTGCTCTACTGATGATTCCCTTGCTGTACTAAAAGATTATGAAGCACGGTTTCCCGGGAAATTCTATGCCATACACTCCGAAGTGAATAAGCGCCAAGGTGGTGCGAAGAACATCGGCCTTAAGCTTGCTAAGGGGGAATGGATCGGGTTCATCGATAGTGATGATTGGATTACGCCGGATATGTACGAACGTCTCATAAAAAGGGCGGAGGAAACAGGTGCGGATATGGCTGGCTGTGATTACAGCTTAGTGGAAAAGCATTCCATGGAAGTCGGACAGATTGTACACAACAATAAGGTGCAGCAAAGCGGCGTACTTGACAGAGAGAAGCGCCGCAGTCTTATTTTGGACGGTGGCAGTTTAGTAGTGAAGATTTTCAAACGTTCTATGATTCTGGAGAAGGATCTTTGGTTCCCGGAGCATATTTTTTATGAAGATAATGCACTCGGCAATTCTTATCTTATTTTAGCGAATCATTTTGAATATATACAAGAACCGTTGTATTTTTATTATCAACATGATACCTCCACGGTACATACGATTTCGCCAAAACGCTGTGAGGATCGGATGGAAGCGGGAAGGCTTATGCTGGAAGAGGCTAAGCGTCACGGATATATGGAGGAATTTCACCCGGAACTGGAATACAGCTTTACTTTACTTTTTTACATTAATACCCTGTTTACCTATATGGCGGGAGTCAAGAGAACCAAATATAGATTTGTAAAGGCGATGGGAAAGGAAATGCGGCAAACTTTCCCGGATTTTATGGACAATCCTTATTATAAAGAGCGTACCCATGCGGAAGAGAAGAAATTAATTGAAATGCAGCAGAAATCCACACTCTTTTTCATGTGCTATTATAAACTGCTCTGGGCATACCGAAGGTGGAGAAAATCGTAA